One region of Quercus lobata isolate SW786 chromosome 2, ValleyOak3.0 Primary Assembly, whole genome shotgun sequence genomic DNA includes:
- the LOC115962578 gene encoding uncharacterized protein LOC115962578, translated as MATTSNAQGDEPPRSTALERQVQTLMTAVERLTKQNHDLEEQLRQRDVGPNPQERNQEGDSAERRERENPEDSNIPSRQERQNESLPSLTDPAPPPIIVEMQVMKEQMEVMMNALKGRVSSNLDDLVNRIDSPFTASVNSFPLPPKFRMPQIESYDGVKDPLNHLETFKTLMHLQGVPDEIMCKAFPTTLKGPTRVWFSRLTPNSINTFKELSAQFTSHFIGEHRYKRSTACLMSIKQREDETLRAYITRFNKEALSIDEADDKILVAAFTSGLQKGKFLFSLYKNDPKTMADVLYRATKYMNAEDALLAREEKPKKRERQEDMR; from the coding sequence ATGGCCACCACCAGCAACGCCCAAGGAGACGAACCGCCAAGATCTACCGCACTGGAAAGGCAGGTCCAGACCCTCATGACGGCAGTCGAACGACTCACAAAGCAGAATCATGATTTGGAGGAACAACTACGTCAAAGGGATGTAGGACCTAACCCTCAGGAACGAAACCAGGAAGGTGACAGTGCCGAGCGAAGGGAGCGGGAGAATCCAGAGGACAGCAACATCCCAAGCCGACAGGAGCGGCAAAACGAGAGCCTTCCGTCTCTCACGGATCCTGCCCCCCCACCTATCATTGTGGAGATGCAAGTgatgaaggaacagatggagGTCATGATGAATGCCCTCAAGGGGCGGGTATCCTCCAACCTCGACGATTTAGTGAACAGGATCGACTCACCATTCACCGCGTCCGTCAACTCATTCCCCCTGCCACCGAAGTTCCGAATGCCTCAGATCGAAAGTTACGATGGGGTCAAGGACCCCCTCAATCatctagagaccttcaagaccctgatgcaccttcagggggTACCTGACGAGATCATGTGCAAGGCATTCCCGACCACACTGAAGGGACCTACGAGGGTTTGGTTCAGTAGACTGACACCGAACTCCATCAATACTTTCAAGGAGTTGAGCGCCCAGTTCACCTCCCACTTCATTGGCGAACATCGGTATAAGAGGTCCACCGCGTGCTTGATGAGCATCAAGCAGCGAGAAGACGAGACGTTGCGAGCCTACATAACCCGTTTCAACAAAGAAGCCCTTTCGATCGACGAAGCGGACGATAAGATATTGGTGGCCGCGTTTACAAGTGGGCTGCAGAAAGGAAAGTTCTTGTTTTCCTTGTACAAGAACGACCCGAAGACCATGGCGGATGTACTCTACAGGGCTACCAAGTatatgaatgcagaagacgcACTGTTGGCCCGCGAAGAGAAACCTAAGAAGAGGGAGAGGCAGGAGGATATGCGATAA
- the LOC115977858 gene encoding transcription repressor MYB6-like has translation MGRAPCCSKIGMNRGPWTPKEDTLLMNYIKAHGEGHWRSLPKNAGLLRCGKSCRLRWLNYLRPDIKRGNIASDEEDLIIRLHSLLGNRWSLIAARLPGRTDNEIKNYWNSHLSKKVKNSAKNVQNDYKGASNCVQVPNRRKKKNDNQDSSNGEMIIKTKVHQPKAVRVSPFAITRNNSIESMVSGSSSNGDGNNNNNNGVDHAEALNCPWFWSDHKDADINGGKALVCENNHSDFVNDYDDACYFSCQNYSETTENMLDKIYEEYQQLLEDENELPLDSFVKSLLI, from the exons atggGAAGAGCCCCATGTTGTTCAAAAATTGGTATGAATAGGGGTCCGTGGACTCCCAAAGAAGACACATTGCTGATGAACTATATTAAGGCTCATGGTGAGGGCCATTGGAGATCTTTGCCTAAAAATGCAG ggtTACTTAGATGCGGTAAGAGCTGCAGGCTAAGATGGCTGAACTATCTTCGACCTGATATAAAGCGAGGAAACATTGCTTCTGATGAAGAAGACCTAATTATCAGGCTTCACTCACTTCTTGGCAACCGTTGGTCTCTTATTGCTGCAAGGTTGCCTGGCCGAACTGACAAtgagataaaaaattattggaatTCTCATCTAAGCAAAAAGGTCAAGAACTCAGCAAAGAATGTCCAAAACGACTACAAAGGAGCATCAAATTGTGTTCAAGTTCCAAACAGgcgaaagaagaagaatgataatCAAGATAGTTCTAATGGAGAAATGataataaagacaaaagttCATCAACCAAAGGCTGTGAGGGTTTCACCTTTTGCAATTACAAGGAATAATAGTATTGAAAGCATGGTAAGTGGTTCATCTAGTAATGGAGATggaaacaataataataataatggagtCGATCATGCAGAGGCTCTGAATTGTCCTTGGTTTTGGTCTGATCACAAAGATGCTGATATTAATGGTGGAAAGGCTCTGGTTTGTGAAAATAACCATAGTGATTTTGTGAATGATTATGATGATGCATGTTACTTTTCATGCCAAAACTACTCTGAGACCACAGAAAATATGCTTGACAAGATTTATGAGGAATATCAGCAGCTTCTAGAGGATGAAAATGAACTCCCTTTGGACTCATTTGTAAAATCCTTGTTGATTTGA